GCCACCACCGGGGCGGCACCGGGGAGCCGGGTCGTCAGCGATCAGCCGTTGGCCACCCGGCGGGGCTGGTACTCGTCGATGTCGGCGAAGCCGATGTCGTCGTCGTCCAGACCGACCACGGCGCTGTGCTGCCAGCCGGCCGGGGCCGGCGTGCGGGCGGCGACGATGCGGCCCATCGGGAACGCGTGCACCGGCGCCAGCGGCACGCTCGGGTGCGGCAGCTTCGGCAGGTTCTGCTGCGCCACGGTCTCGTGCAGTTCGACGTCCCGCTGCACGGGCACGGGCGCCGGACGCGGAGCGGGGGTCCGCATCGCCGCGCGGGCCGCGGCACGGGCGGCCCGGCGGGCGGCCAGCCGCTCGCGGCGGGCCACCTTGCGCAGGACCAGCACGTAGCCGACGACGGCGGCGTCGAAGAGCCCCTGCGCCACCCACAGCCACGGGCTGTACACGAGCGCACCGACCAGCGTCAGCGCGGCCAGGGCCACCAGGCCCGCCAGTGTGCGACGCCGGAGGGCGTGCACGTCCACCTGCAGCTCACCACTGGTGCGCAGCAGGTCACGGTCGATCGACACCCGCTCGGTGTCGGCGTGGACGACAGGGTCCACCGCCCGCCGGCGCTGCAGCGTCCGACCGGAGTCAGCCAACCCCAGCTGGCCGGTCCGTGCGTCGCCGCGGGTCACCACCATGGGCACCAGCACGACGAACCACAGCACGACCAGAGCGGCCAAGAGCACGCCCGATCCCATCCGAACACCACCTGTCACATGAGTCACTCGCAAGGGCGAGGTTATGCAGCCGAGCGGGCCTGCACCGGGAGGCGCGCGGTGTGTCGCGGATGGATTTCTGGGGCGGCTGTGACGACTGGGGCGTGTCGCACGCGCCGTCCGCCGACCGGCGCGCTCAGCCTGGTATGCGGCGGCGCCAGTGGGTGAGCACGCCGCCGGGCAGGTCCTCTGCCAGCAGCGCGTAGGAGTAGTGGTCGCGCCAGTCGCCGTCGATGTCCAGGTAGCGGCGGCGCAGCCCCTCCCGCTGGAATCCCAGCCGCTCGACGAGCCGCTGGCTGGGCAGGTTCTCCGGCCGGATGTCGGCCTCCACCCGGTGCAGCCCCACCTCACCGAACGCGTGGTCGCAGACCAGTGCGACGGCCAGGGACGCCATTCCGCGCCCGGCCACGGAGCGGTCGATCCAGTAGCCCAGGGATCCCGACCGCAGCGCGCCCCGGACGATGTTGTCCAGCGTCACCTGCCCCGCCAGCCGGCCTTCGACGCGGACGGCGAACGGCAGCGAGGCGCCCAGGCGGGCCCGTCGGGCGACGACTGCGCGCATCGCGCGGTAGGCCGACGGGCTGTGCCGCTCCGGCCACGGCACGCCGGTGGTCGGTTCCCAGGGGCTCAGCCAGTTCTGGTTGGCCAGCCGCAGCCGGCTCCACTCCCCCGCGTCCCGCCGCCAGAGCGGGTGCAGCTCCACGGGACCCGAGGCCAGCCGGGCCGGCCAGCCGGGGTGCAGGGTGGGATCCAGCTCAGCCGCCGAGCAGCAGCGGCATCACGGTGACCAGGCCGCCCGCGGCGACCTCCGTGACGTCCTCGTCGATGACGATCAGGCAGTTGGCGCGGGCCATGCGCGCCAGCAGCGCGTCGGTGCCGTCGCCCACCGGCTCGACGACGTACCCGCCGTCCGGGTGGCGCATGACCGTGCCGTGCAGGTACTGGCGGTATCCCAGGGGGGAGACGAGCTGCTGGCCGGCGACCGCCTGCACGGTGCGGCGGAACAGCTGGCGCTTGCCCAGCATCAGGCGGATCGCGGGCCGGACGAACACCTCGAACGCCACCAGGGCCGCCACCGGCTCACCCGGGATGCAGATGACCGGGATCTCGTCGCGGCCCAGCCGGCCGAAGCCCTGCGACGGCCCCGGGTGCATCGTCACCTGGCGGAAGCGCATGTCGCCCAGCTCGGTGAGCGCCTCCTGGACCTGGTCGAATCCGCCGGTGGCGAACGTCCCGGCGACGAGCACCAGGTCGCTGCGCAGCAGCTGGCTCTCCAGCACCTCGCTCAACCGCCGGGGGTCGCTCGGCAGGATGCCCGACCGGTAGGCCTCGGCGCCCGCGTCACGGGCGGCCGCGGCGAGCGCGTAGCTGTTGACGTCCACGACCTGACCCGGCGAGGGCACCGTGCCGACGTCGACCAGCTCCGTACCGGCGGAGAGGACGGCGATGCGCGGTCGCGGACGGACCAGCACGCGCTCGCGGCCGACGGCTGCCAGCAGGCTGATCTGCGCCGGCCCGATCGGCGTGCCGACCTGCACCGCGGGGTCGCCGGGCGCCACGTCGTCCCCCGTCCGGCGGACGTAGCTGCCGGCCGGTGGCCCGGCGTGCACGGCGACCCGCACCGTCCCCTGGTCGGTCCAGACGGCGGGGACGACGACGTCGGCCCCGGCCGGGAGCATCGCGCCGGCGGCCACCTTGAGCGCGAGGCCCGGGCCGATCGAGGAGGGGGCGCTGGCCCCCGCGACGCTCTCCCCGACCACGGCCAGCTCGACCGGCGCCTGCGGGAGCGCGGCCTCGACGTCCTCGGCCCGGGCGGCGTAGCCGTCCAGCGCCGCCTGGTCGAAGGCCGGCAGGGCCCGCTGGCTGGCGACCTCCTCGGCGCAGAGCAGTCCCTGCGCGTCCAGGACGGCGAGCTCGATGGGGTGCGGCTGGGGCACCGCGGCCAGGATCTCGTCGAGGTGGCGCTCGACCGTGCAGATCCGGTCGAGCGGCACCGACTCGGTCGCCGGGAGCGGGATGGGGCCCTCGACGACGTCCCGTGGACCGGGCACGGGACGGGACGGCGTCACGACGCGCGCGCCCGGCCTCGTGAGCGGGCCGCTCCGGCGGGGCACCGCCATCGCCATGTCGACCTGCGCGGTGTCCCGGTTCCCCCGGTAGGCACCGCCCGCGCCGTCCTCGCCGTCGATCTGACCGCTCATCCTGCCGATGGTGCCCTTGTCGGAGCCGGTCAGGACGACGACGCGCCCTCGGCAGGGAGGTCGGCGACG
The DNA window shown above is from Blastococcus colisei and carries:
- a CDS encoding GNAT family N-acetyltransferase; this translates as MELHPLWRRDAGEWSRLRLANQNWLSPWEPTTGVPWPERHSPSAYRAMRAVVARRARLGASLPFAVRVEGRLAGQVTLDNIVRGALRSGSLGYWIDRSVAGRGMASLAVALVCDHAFGEVGLHRVEADIRPENLPSQRLVERLGFQREGLRRRYLDIDGDWRDHYSYALLAEDLPGGVLTHWRRRIPG
- the glp gene encoding gephyrin-like molybdotransferase Glp, producing MSGQIDGEDGAGGAYRGNRDTAQVDMAMAVPRRSGPLTRPGARVVTPSRPVPGPRDVVEGPIPLPATESVPLDRICTVERHLDEILAAVPQPHPIELAVLDAQGLLCAEEVASQRALPAFDQAALDGYAARAEDVEAALPQAPVELAVVGESVAGASAPSSIGPGLALKVAAGAMLPAGADVVVPAVWTDQGTVRVAVHAGPPAGSYVRRTGDDVAPGDPAVQVGTPIGPAQISLLAAVGRERVLVRPRPRIAVLSAGTELVDVGTVPSPGQVVDVNSYALAAAARDAGAEAYRSGILPSDPRRLSEVLESQLLRSDLVLVAGTFATGGFDQVQEALTELGDMRFRQVTMHPGPSQGFGRLGRDEIPVICIPGEPVAALVAFEVFVRPAIRLMLGKRQLFRRTVQAVAGQQLVSPLGYRQYLHGTVMRHPDGGYVVEPVGDGTDALLARMARANCLIVIDEDVTEVAAGGLVTVMPLLLGG